Proteins from a single region of Scylla paramamosain isolate STU-SP2022 chromosome 13, ASM3559412v1, whole genome shotgun sequence:
- the LOC135106558 gene encoding ubiquitin-conjugating enzyme E2 H isoform X1, translating to MSSPSAGKRRMDTDVIKLIEKKHEVTMLNGLNEFCVKFYGPKGTPYEGGVWKVRVHLPEHYPFKSPSIGFMNKVYHPNIDEVSGTVCLDVINQAWTALYDLSNIFESFLPQLLTYPNPIDPLNGDAAAMYLHKPEEYKKKVSDYVKRYATEEALKEQEAAQAESSDSESSMSDFSEDEAQDMEL from the exons CATCGAAAAGAAGCATGAAGTCACAATGCTTAATGGATTGAATGAATTTTGTGTCAAGTTCTATGGCCCCAAAGGCA CGCCATATGAGGGTGGCGTGTGGAAAGTTCGTGTTCATTTGCCGGAGCACTATCCCTTCAAGTCTCCAAGTATTGGCTTCATGAACAAGGTTTATCATCCAAATATTGATGAGGTGTCAGGCACAGTGTGCTTGGATGTTATAAATCAAGCTTGGACAGCATTATATG atctgtCCAATATCTTTGAAAGTTTTCTACCACAGTTACTTACGTATCCAAACCCCATTGATCCTCTGAATGGGGATGCTGCTGCCATGTACCTCCACAAGCCTGAAGAGTACAAGAAGAAAGTCTCAG ATTATGTTAAGCGATATGCAACAGAGGAAGCACTTAAGGAGCAAGAAGCTGCTCAGGCTGAATCCTCAGACTCAGAATCATCCATGTCTGACTTTTCTGAAGATGAAGCACAAGACATGGAGCTCTAA